In the genome of Ziziphus jujuba cultivar Dongzao chromosome 10, ASM3175591v1, the window aaaaaaaaaaaaaaaaagaaatccttttctttgaaactttCCTAGATAGAATTAAGTCGAGCAAGAAGCTGCTTCATTGTTGGAAGCAAGCAACTTGCTAGGTTTCTCTTTATTTGGATAGCAGAATTGATGGAGGGAAACAAACATAGCAAATAACAGTATTTAACTTTATTCTTTCTCTCTATTTAAGAGATATGATTATGGGATGTATGCTATGGTAATAAAGGCTGTTATACTAGCAACATCCTAGGTGACATGGGTGGTGATGACGGCTTTGTTAGTGGTGGAGGTGGCGGAAATGAATATTTGAGACCTGCTGGATCATTGAATTCCGGAGGTGGAGATGGAGATGGGGCAGTCCTATGCCTGTCCCAACAGCGTACACTACTTTCAATTGAGCAGTGCCAATGTCAAAGACAGAGGATGATGACGATATTATTGTATGCTTTGAAGATAGAGCATCAGGCTAAAGTAAGGGTAGTGTTCATATTCATTGAATTCAATTTGAATATTGCCATCAATTATGCAAAATTGTATCACTTGGCTTCTGAGCTTAGCTGTGGAcagaaataacttttttttttggattttaaagtttggaggaaaaaaaaaaaaaagtaatgtgCTTTTTGATGTACATATTTTAGATTTTGTACAATCTACTAGGAGATAATGAAATTACATTATATGACAAGACAACAAACCGAGACTTGCACCAATAGACAGCAAATATTCTTGACACACAAGTACACTTACAGAATAACAGTTAACATACAACTAAGAAGATCAGACTAATGGACACTTTCCTCTTCATGATTCCATTCATTTTCATCATCTGAACGACGACAATATCTTGGTTGCCAAGGAAAAAGGATTTTGTCTGATATTGATCATCACAGTATTACAAAAACCATAAAGACTAATATGATGGCTGTGGTGGTGGCTGACGTGGTGGCGGTGGTGAAAAGTGAACTGGGATATTGGGCTGGGGAGGTGGCGGCGGCGGTATTTTCTTGGCCCTTCTTGGCACTCCCTTGAATTTATTGCAGGAGTTATCATAAGATGGAATTGTATCTGCCGGTATTCTGACGGAGACAGCTTGGAAGACCACAGTACCTCTGTTAGTAAAATCCGATAATAGAAGTGCTCCACAAATCAATATGAAACTTAGCAATTTTGAATTGGCACCCATTTTTGTATAATTGTTGCTGTTTTTATAGCTAGTTATTGATGGTTTGTGAGGCTATAATGTTTATATGTTCTATAAACAGACCAAATtggaagaaacaaaacaaaaaatccaaCTTGGAATAATAAACTAGTATACATAGGAAATTTTTAAGAATATCCAACTAATAGTGTAATAGCCGCCGCTAGGCGTCATAATAAAATCCAAGAAAAGAAACTTTAGGGGATCATCACTCACTCACCCGGGGGAGGAGACTTTGACGAACTGTAGAAGTTTGGAGATATAAAATAAGAACAGGTGGTTAGATATCTTTCGcaatttgttgttgttcttattattatgattattgttttaaaatagaTGGATTTTGATGAATACACTACTTTACAGTATGACGGTTACAAATTAACACACATCATCATGacaaccatatatatacatacacatttttttaatatcggTGATGTGGGTTTGAATTTGGGATTGTTGTATTATCAAATGGTGTTTTGCCAATGGACTCGTGTCCCTGCATATACGACATATGAGGTATTTAGaaggaggtttttttttttctttttttttttttaaatataattttttatttcttggttAATTAGCCTATAAAATAACAGTAATCATGTAATAGTATTCAAACAAGCAAAGGCAACATAAAAAAAGGAAGCAGGACAACCGTGCGGTACTAAAGAGAGCTGACTGGCCTAAACAGTAACACTTCCAAATCTAAACATTATTGGTATTTGTCAACATCAGGCATCTGTATAGTAAGTAATAGGACTAAATGATCAGAGCGTCACGGTGGAGACAATAGCAGTTATGTTCGGGCTTCAGGCGGTGGAGGTGGCCATCGGCGTTTGGGAGGAGAGCGCTTGAAATGTGGTGTAGGATTGCGAAGAGGACCAGGTACTGGATATGTGGTTCCACCACCACCCCTATAGGGTACTACTTCCGTTTTAGAAACATGGAATAGTGCAACTGAATCTGAGGAAGACCAAGAAGCAGAACCTCCATGACTAGCACATGGAAATGGAGCAAGTAAAAGCGTATGCATAACGAGTAGCAAAGTAGCTACACAACTAAATATTGGAGTAACATGACCCATTTTCTTGGTGCTACTTCTATTGCTTACTAATTGTCTTTCTTATATAATTCAGATTGAgttacctttatatatatatatatatatatatagaatgaaGACCACGACTTTTTGGCTTTGTAATTGGAAAAGTAGACCACCGCATATATACGACCTTTTGGTTTGGGACCTAGAGCCTTGTGGCTTACGGCATCCTGGTTGACTTTCAGTGACAACCTCGTTTAATTATCTCAGAtccataaattaattaagtttttgCCTAAAgttatttcccaaaaaaaaaaaaaaaaaaaaaaaaaaaggaaaagaaaattgccAATAGTACTTCTCCAACCTAGCCTGGATGTGGTTTTCTTTACTCTTAGCTTCAATTGACTGTAGTCTGgacttataattttaaaatttcgggtttcattttaATGTTTTCAAAAACTGTTATTGAGAAtataaaggtgttttatttgaAGAAATATGAGGCCACATGACCCCTATCTTTTCAGTCGGATGTGAGTCGGTACTCCTTTCATTCATTGGATAAAGAATTTTATTCACTCTGTTGACACCAAAATGGAGGATacaaacaattatttatttaaatagaattttctctttgtttctttAATAAGAGagtactatatatacatatatttgatattttgtgtTGTTGAATAATTtcttgaatattttataatttccatTAATTATTAAGACAAATAATGATCAGCTTATTTATGGCTGTAGCTCGATACCATTTCAAATTAGAGACAAGAAAAACAGAgttcaataaaaaaacaacagaGTGCAATCAAAAGGACAGATTCCAATGGAAAAACAGAGTCCAATATAAAAACAGAGTCCGTAGTTAACTTGAAtgaaattaaccttttttttttttttttttttggtgaataacttGCATGAAATTACTTCAACTATACAAAAGGAGACGAACAAAATAAGGCAATTAAAGTtggaccaaaacaaaaaaaaggattgattaaaattattaaaattgtggAAGTTCCAGTTCTCCTGCCAAGCtgtgtgttaaaattataaTCCGGCACATAATTACTTCAACCTTATCAGACACGTTGTAGACCGATACCATCTTttctaattgaaaattacaGGCCTACTAACACATTGTCTGTATATGTTATTGTCAAAGTCAATTGCATTCAAAGCCTTTTGCGTCAGCTACCCAATAAAGTCAAAAAGAGACAGAGCAGGAAGGTGCATTGATACAATactagagaaatttttttttttggcagaaatttgaaaattttaattaaattaatatatatatttatttgtttattctatACACCGACCAATCCATTATGCCATTTTGATAAAGTCCTAATGTTATCAGAAATATATGCACAGTTTATGTAGTAGCGTACTTATATCAATGAAATATTGTACTTCTCATTGATTGGCTAGTTTAGATCTATGTTCCATTGACAACAGAAAATTAACAGAAAAGAAACAGAGACTAATATGTAACAAGCTAGTTTTCTCTTTGTTAGATAGCTGAATGAGTTTGATGAAGGGACACAAACAACAATCATGGACATTAAAAGTACTCATTCTGATTCTTTGTCACCAAtatgggatatatatatatatatatatatatataagaggttATGATAGTAGCATCCATTCAAGGTAACATCGGTGATGATGGCTTTGAGGGCCGTGGAAATGGAAAATCCGGTTTCTGACTCTTTGCACCCAAGGATTTCGGAGGTGTCAGTAGAGATGGAGTCTTCCTATGAATATAACCATGGTGTACTACTTTCATTTGAGTATAAGTAGCACCAAAGATAGAGGATGATGATGGAATTATTGTATGCTGCTGCACAACTACAACTCGAAAGCAGCAGTCCATGGATCAATAAAAATGTTACCAAGTTTTGAACCATTTCTTAGATCTTATTTATAGATAAATGCTTAATTCctttgcatatttatatatgcggATTTCAACAAGATAAATGTAAGTAAAGCATTACAGAGAATGAATACTTGACTTGAATTTTGTCACCACTATGCATGCAAGTTGTTGTAaatcacttttttgttttaaaggtTAAAAAAGTGTCGTGTATATAATCTCTAATAGAAGAAATTGAATCACATCATACTTTCCACCAACCGGCCTCAATATGACAAGACACACACTAATAAACAGCATATATTTGACTCAATTATTTCAAGATTCAACTATATATGCATTTGCAAATTACATTAACATATAAAGTATATCAGATTATTGAAACTTCCCCTCCAAGTTAATTTCCACTTTTTTCATTATCTGGATGACAACGATATGTCCGTGGATGTTCTCCTATAAAAAACGTAGAAAACTAGAGCTTCAATTCATTGGCTGGAATCTACGAATTGGTTTActagtgtgtgtgtgtttgtttggCACAAgttctttgaaaaaattgtttttgaatcTTTGACTTTAAAAGTTCTAAATCTACTTTTGATTATTTAGCTTGTttattaggggaaaaaaaatttgacacttTAGAGGGACATCCTATCAATTTGGTTAGTGTGACAATACATGCATGAGAGATAATAAGCTTTATAATGTGATTACTACTAATTTGTCAACTTCGACTAGAAGTTTTTGAGTTGATGGTGTACGATTTTTCTGATCACATTAATTAATGAAgttcaattaattatatatcataGTTCATTAGCCGCCAAACCCAAAGTCCAGGAGGCCAAGAAGCTTAATCCACAAGAATACagagtccctttttttttacgattaattattaaaaaataaactggAATATTAAAATTGGGTTTGAAACTAGCATCAGCAACGAACAAAATTCATGTTAGCTCAAAGATagagataaaaaagaaacagagcCTACAactataaaaatgtaatttgaaAATGCCCTTCCCAGGTACAGGTTTAGAAACATCCAAATCTGGGAAATATTTATAGGCTATGATTGGAGCATATCTGTGGAGATGTAAACATAAAGTTTCCAAGAGAATTGGCCACTTAATTGGTGAAACTTgaatatgcatatacatacatgaaaaaaataaggaaaaacagAGGATTCATTATAGCTTTTTCAAGTCAAGATGTGAGAGGAAGatagaattataaatataaagaaaattcaatTAGCTTTTACATCAACAAACAACTTAACTATATAGTagtattcacccaaaaaaaaaaaaaaaaaaaagcctcaaCTATATAATAGCATGCAAAAGGGTGACATATATTACTGCTATTATATTGACCATATtcttggtggtggtggtggtggaaaaCAACTTCAGAAACATTACAAAACTAATCAATCTTATGTTTCATTTTATTACTAAAAGGTGGATATgctttcataacaaattaagtTGGTGAAGCTAGCAGCAGTACTGATGTCGGGCTATGCGATGGTGGTGactgtggtggtggtggtggcggtcGAGGTGGAAGAGAAGGAATCCACTGTGATGGTGCAGGACCTAAAGAAGATCCTTGTGatggaggtggtggtggagaAGGAAACCATGGTGCCGGTTTGGGACCTAAAGAAGGTCCTCGTGatggaggtggtggtggaggaAATGGAGAAACCCTATTGGGATTGATTACTTTGACTTCAGTAGAAGACACaaatggaattggatttgtaatccCCACATAACTACAAGTTcgccgtagcattccatggatGATCAACACGAAAATAATAAACATGTCTCGAAGCACAGTACCCATCAATTGCTACTTTTCTGCATTTTATTCTACTGCAACTGATCATATATatcaatgtgtatatatatatatatattgtgataaAGGAAGGAATTAAGCGTTCAGAAAACTAGGAACAATGACCTGTAACAAAAGCGTacgcatatacatatatggtgatagagaaagaaattaaaagctTGAGAAAACCAGTTACAAATTAAACCAGTAACAACATGCGCACGATATCATGCGATGAATACTCCTCATATATAATTGGCAGTATCTTCGAATCCAAAATTTCCATTCTAATTCCAAGTAAAACACGCATCACTTTATTAAATTACCACGACTCCCCTGGCCAAATGTGACTTTcccataaacttttttttttctttttaatttttaatttttaacgatatcaaaatataaaagttcTGTTCTTGGACCCAACATATTTACCTTTTGTGATTCTTCTCTTTTCCCTTTGTTTCTTCAGGTTTTCTTGCTTTGAAACTGTCTTTCCTATCACTTACACTTTGTTTTCTAGTTTCCAATATTCTTATTGCAATTGAGTGATTAAGATCCAATTAAATATGACCCAGTTAGGTGGAGATCGATTACCTGATATCAGTCAAAGTGCCATGCCTAAATACAAGACTGTGACAGAGTCAAATCATATAGAGACCTTTACTTGTCAAgtgtacaaaaaataataaaataataaaaattataattaaaaaattataattataattaattaattaatattcatcGTACATAATTTAAGCATATAATAGTATGCAAGAGGTAATTAACATTAGCcttaaatataatcaaatacATAAGCAGAAATTAAGGAAGACGATGGAGCTTccgtaacttttttttttgggataaaaatatGAAGATTTCATTGACTAAAAAGAGACACAAAAAGATCTAATACTTCAGCGAGCCAATCAGATCAGCTTCCCTACGTACAAGACTTTGACAGAGTCAAATCATATAGGGACCTTTACTTGTCAagtgtaaataataataacaataataaataaaaagtgtaattaattaattaattattcgtCGTACATAATTTAACCATATAGAAAGAGGTAATTAACATTagccttaaaaaataaacaaataaataagcaGAAATTAAGAAAGACTTTGGAGCTTccctatcatttttatttttttatttttttgataatatatgaAGATTtcattgaataaaaaaagataCATCAAGATCTAACACTTCAGCGAGCCAATCAGATACCACTCGACTCTTTATGCTTAGTATGGTTGATGATGTAAAACAACGTGTAATAATGGTACACAGTACGATCATTAACTAGGAGAAGGTGGCTATGTCGTTGTCGGTGGTGCTGATGGTGGAGGCGGTGATGGCGGTGGAGGAGGAACTTCTGGTTGGGGTTCGGGGCTAGGTGTAGGTGGTGGATTTCTGGGATGTAGACGATGTCCAAGTTGTGGAGGTGGTGGCGGAGATGAATCATGAAGCCTATCTGGTACTAGTTTGAATTTAGCAGCAAACTCATAGGAAGATGATGGTGGAGGAATTGCATAACTCATAGTATCCAAAACTAGAAGCTGTTGGATCATAACTAAACTAAACAAGTATTGAACCAAACCCATATTTTCTGTTTCTTCTTCCTTTATAATATTTGCATAACTGATACGAGCGGagcatatgtataatatatatatatatatattgttattatggccAACTGGAAAATCCGTTGACTCTGGTCAATGGCatttaatccaattaatattGCCCAACCCCTACGGCCAAAAGTGTTGAAAAATCAACTAAAGATAGAGTCATGTATGAAATCCCAGTGTACGCTTTGAATTGTCATCTCTTTTGTTTGCTGTCTAACATAGATTTAAAAGATccggtttttgatttttaagattTAGAAAGTACTGCTTAGTTTTGAGATGAATGGTTAGGCAATTTattagaaagaaataaaaacttcGGACGGATTTCTATATTTGTGGCCAAATTTTAAATTCGACATTTCCAATGTAGAAAAATCATGATGTTACATTATGGGACATAGCGTTTGACTTATTTCAAGAAATCACACAATATTTCAAtgatatgcaaaataaaaacataccaaCCGAGATCAGATCTAAATTTATCCCCTCCCAACCATATTACAAAAACTAGGACGGAGGCAGTGGTGGCGGTGGTGAGAAATGAATAGAGTAATTGGGTTGTGGAGGCGGCGGCGGTGATCTGTCGCTGACCCTTTTGGGCGCTATTTTCGTCTGAGTGGATAGCTCGGTAACATCCTCCGAGGCCTTAACGGTGTGACTAGAATCTGATAGTAGCAGTCCACAGATTAAAATGACACTTAACAGCAGCTTTGAATTAGCACCCATTTCCTAATCCTACCGTAAATTTTGTGTTTGGTTAACCAGTATTAGAGTTTATGCTAAATTTATAGTCGTTAATGA includes:
- the LOC132799701 gene encoding glycine-rich protein DOT1-like: MALRAVEMENPVSDSLHPRISEVSVEMESSYEYNHVGEASSSTDVGLCDGGDCGGGGGGRGGREGIHCDGAGPKEDPCDGGGGGEGNHGAGLGPKEGPRDGGGGGGNGETLLGLITLTSVEDTNGIGFVIPT
- the LOC132799702 gene encoding sulfated surface glycoprotein 185-like; this translates as MGANSKLLLSVILICGLLLSDSSHTVKASEDVTELSTQTKIAPKRLLVLDTMSYAIPPPSSSYEFAAKFKLVPDRLHDSSPPPPPQLGHRLHPRNPPPTPSPEPQPEVPPPPPSPPPPSAPPTTT